In Perca fluviatilis chromosome 14, GENO_Pfluv_1.0, whole genome shotgun sequence, a genomic segment contains:
- the LOC120572790 gene encoding zinc finger protein 271-like isoform X1, whose amino-acid sequence MSSPQKGVVPDEETRPGSEEDHEVPEMLQTQKPRGRGEKRHHCQNCDKSFTTSGYLKSHQRVHTGEKPYCCDLCGSAFKQQSNLKTHQRIHTGEKPYRCDLCGTAFRQQGQLKSHQRIHTGEKPYSCEQCGKTFSDSGDLKKHQRIHTGEKPYSCEQCGETFSRSSYLKSHQRIHTGEKPYSCEQCGETFSQRSNLKCHQRIHTGEKPYWCEQCGKTFSESGVLKKHQLIHTGEKPYSCEQCGKTFSQSSSLKCHQRLHTGEKPYSCDQCGETFSRGDTLKSHQRNHTGEMPYWCDQCGEMFSQRRYLKKHQRIHTGERPYWCDQCGEVFSQSSNLKSHQRIHTGEKPYSCDQCGETFSRGDTLKKHQRVHTGEKPYGCDQCGKMFSQSGSLKKHQRIHTASL is encoded by the coding sequence AAAccgagaggaagaggagaaaaacgtcaccactgtcagaactgtgacaaatccttcacaacaTCAGGATATTTAAAGAgtcatcagagagttcacactggagagaaaccTTACTGCTGTGATCTTTGTGGGTCAGCTTTCAAACAACAGAGTAacctaaaaacacatcaacgcattcacactggggAAAAACCTTACCGCTGTGATCTATGTGGGACAGCTTTCAGACAACAGGGACAGCTAAAAagccatcaacgcattcacactggagagaagccgtacagctgtgaacaatgtgggaaaaccttttctgatAGTGGTGACCTTAAAAaacaccagcgcattcacactggagaaaagccatacagctgtgaacaatgtggggaaACGTTTTCTCGAAGTAGTtaccttaaatctcaccagcgcattcacaccggagagaagccgtacagctgtgagcAATGTGGGGAAACGTTTTCTCAACGAAGTAACCTTAAATgtcaccagcgcattcacactggagagaagccgtactggtgtgaacaatgtgggaaaaccttTTCTGAAAGTGGTGTCCTTAAAAAACACCAactcattcacactggagagaagccgtacagctgtgaacaatgtggaaAAACGTTTTCTCAGAGTAGTAGCCTTAAATGTCACCAGcgccttcacactggagagaagccgtacagctgtgatcagtGTGGTGAAACTTTTTCTCGTGGTGATAcccttaaatctcaccagcgcaATCACACTGGAGAGATgccgtactggtgtgatcaatgtggggaaATGTTTTCTCAGAGAAGGTACCTTAAAAaacaccagcgcattcacactggagagaggccgtactggtgtgatcaatgtggggaagtgttttctcagagtagtaaccttaaatctcaccagcgcattcacactggagagaagccgtacagctgtgatcaatgtggtgAAACTTTTTCTCGTGGTGATACCCTTAAAAAACACcagcgtgttcacactggagagaagccgtacgggtgtgatcaatgtgggaaaATGTTTTCTCAGAGTGGTAGCCTTAAAAAACACCAGCGTATTCACACTGCATCGTTGTGA
- the LOC120572790 gene encoding zinc finger protein 271-like isoform X2 — translation MSSPQKKPRGRGEKRHHCQNCDKSFTTSGYLKSHQRVHTGEKPYCCDLCGSAFKQQSNLKTHQRIHTGEKPYRCDLCGTAFRQQGQLKSHQRIHTGEKPYSCEQCGKTFSDSGDLKKHQRIHTGEKPYSCEQCGETFSRSSYLKSHQRIHTGEKPYSCEQCGETFSQRSNLKCHQRIHTGEKPYWCEQCGKTFSESGVLKKHQLIHTGEKPYSCEQCGKTFSQSSSLKCHQRLHTGEKPYSCDQCGETFSRGDTLKSHQRNHTGEMPYWCDQCGEMFSQRRYLKKHQRIHTGERPYWCDQCGEVFSQSSNLKSHQRIHTGEKPYSCDQCGETFSRGDTLKKHQRVHTGEKPYGCDQCGKMFSQSGSLKKHQRIHTASL, via the coding sequence AAAccgagaggaagaggagaaaaacgtcaccactgtcagaactgtgacaaatccttcacaacaTCAGGATATTTAAAGAgtcatcagagagttcacactggagagaaaccTTACTGCTGTGATCTTTGTGGGTCAGCTTTCAAACAACAGAGTAacctaaaaacacatcaacgcattcacactggggAAAAACCTTACCGCTGTGATCTATGTGGGACAGCTTTCAGACAACAGGGACAGCTAAAAagccatcaacgcattcacactggagagaagccgtacagctgtgaacaatgtgggaaaaccttttctgatAGTGGTGACCTTAAAAaacaccagcgcattcacactggagaaaagccatacagctgtgaacaatgtggggaaACGTTTTCTCGAAGTAGTtaccttaaatctcaccagcgcattcacaccggagagaagccgtacagctgtgagcAATGTGGGGAAACGTTTTCTCAACGAAGTAACCTTAAATgtcaccagcgcattcacactggagagaagccgtactggtgtgaacaatgtgggaaaaccttTTCTGAAAGTGGTGTCCTTAAAAAACACCAactcattcacactggagagaagccgtacagctgtgaacaatgtggaaAAACGTTTTCTCAGAGTAGTAGCCTTAAATGTCACCAGcgccttcacactggagagaagccgtacagctgtgatcagtGTGGTGAAACTTTTTCTCGTGGTGATAcccttaaatctcaccagcgcaATCACACTGGAGAGATgccgtactggtgtgatcaatgtggggaaATGTTTTCTCAGAGAAGGTACCTTAAAAaacaccagcgcattcacactggagagaggccgtactggtgtgatcaatgtggggaagtgttttctcagagtagtaaccttaaatctcaccagcgcattcacactggagagaagccgtacagctgtgatcaatgtggtgAAACTTTTTCTCGTGGTGATACCCTTAAAAAACACcagcgtgttcacactggagagaagccgtacgggtgtgatcaatgtgggaaaATGTTTTCTCAGAGTGGTAGCCTTAAAAAACACCAGCGTATTCACACTGCATCGTTGTGA